The genomic stretch CTGGCCCTGTGCACCAGCGCCATGGGCGAGTATTTCAACGACCATCCGCAGGCACTCACGGGCCAACTGCAAGGCTTTTACTTCGAGGCCTTGCAGTTCGCCAAGGTGGCGGAGCTGTTCAACGAGCAGTTTGTTTTTGACATCAGCCAGCGCGACCCGCTGGCCAGGCGCCGCTTCTCACGCTTGAGCCTGCGCAATGTGGTCCCGGCTGAGTTTCTCCGCCCACGCTTGACGGCGGCCCGCAGCAGCGTGCTGTTTTCCGCAACCCTGAGCCCCCGGCATTACTATGCCAACCTGCTGGGTCTGCCGGCGGATACCCCATGGATCGACGTGGAATCGCCCTTCGAGGCTGCGCAACTGCAAGTGCACATCATCGACCGCATCTCCACCCGTTTTGTGCATCGCCAGGCCTCCCTGGCGCCCATCGTCGCGCTGATCGCCGAGCAGTTTGAACGTGCGCCCGGCAACTACCTGGCATTTTTCAGCAGCTTTGATTACCAGCAGCAGGTGGCGCAGTTGCTGGCCGAACGGTATCCGTCGATCCCCACCTGGCATCAGTCGCGGGGCATGGCCGAGGCCGAGCGCCAGGCCTTCCTCGACCAGTTCACCGCGCACAGCCAGGGCGTGGGGTTTGCAGTGCTGGGCGGAGCGTTCGGCGAAGGGATCGACCTGCCTGGCGCACGCCTGATCGGGGCCTTTATCGCCACCCTGGGCCTGGCGCAACTCAACCCGGTCAACGAACAGATAAAGCTGCGCATGGGCGCGCTCTTCGGTGAGGGGTATGACTACACCTACCTGTATCCCGGGATCCAGAAGGTGGTGCAGGCGGCGGGGCGGGTGATTCGCACCCAGCAGGACCAGGGGGTGGTGATGCTGATCGATGACCGTTTTGCCGAGCCCAAGGTGCGGTCGCTGTTGCCGCGTTGGTGGTCGCTGACCTGAGGTATTTGCCCGATCAATGATGCTGGCGCAGGCCATGCCGGTGGGGCAGTCTGCAGCAGTCCCCTCATGGAGCTGCGCGATGAGTGCTATCGAACAACAGACGATCCCGGTCAACGGTATTCAATTGAGCCTGTATATCGCCGGCCCCGAGAGCGGAACGCCGGTGTGGTTGCTCCATGGTTTCCCCGAGTGTTGGCACTCCTGGCGCCAACAGATACCCGCGCTGACCGCCGCCGGGTATCGGGTGTTCGTGCCGCAGATGCGCGGCTATGGACGCAGCAGTGCCCCCGCAGACATTGTCGACTACGACGTGCTGACCCTGTGCGCCGATATCCAGGGCGCCATGGACCTGTTCGGGCACCGTCGGGTGGCGATGGTTGGCCATGACTGGGGCGCAGTGGTGGCCTGGCACCTGGCCTTGCTGGAGCCGCAGCGCATCAGCGCTCTGGTCACGATGTCGGTGCCCTTTGCCGGTCGCGCCCGCAGGCCGGTGATCGAGATCATGCGCGAGCTGTATGCCGGGCGTTTCAACTACATCCTGTACTTCCAGCAGCCCGGCGT from Pseudomonas fluorescens encodes the following:
- a CDS encoding alpha/beta fold hydrolase — translated: MSAIEQQTIPVNGIQLSLYIAGPESGTPVWLLHGFPECWHSWRQQIPALTAAGYRVFVPQMRGYGRSSAPADIVDYDVLTLCADIQGAMDLFGHRRVAMVGHDWGAVVAWHLALLEPQRISALVTMSVPFAGRARRPVIEIMRELYAGRFNYILYFQQPGVAEQELEADIERTLRLFMQDQDVFLQQKPATARLLEGVTPPGALPAWCSQHDLDIYVQTFAKGFRGPLNWYRNFERNWQRTEFLAGRQVLQPTLFLIGDRDPVGVFEAHTLKRMPQVVPQLEQHVLANCGHWIQVEQGAQVNALLLAFLGR